The Aureispira anguillae genome contains a region encoding:
- the pheT gene encoding phenylalanine--tRNA ligase subunit beta produces the protein MKVSLNWLKQYVDVKESKDEVSDILTNIGLEVEGMEIYETIKGSLAGLVIGEVLTCQKHPGADKLSVTTVNVGGDEHLQIVCGAPNAPKAVGKKVVVATVGTLLYTPEGESFKIKKGKIRGEASLGMICAEDEIGLGTSHDGIIIIEDEKAVVGMPAAQYFSKQVIRDVVYEIGLTPNRSDATGHLGTAFDLAAALKTNYKDQGTFTQPDNSKFTIDNNNLAIKVAVENTAACPRYSGVCIEGVTIKDSPVWMQNHLRAIGIEPKNNVVDITNYVLHELGQPLHAFDYDQITDQSVVVKNLADKTKFTTLDEVERELSSEDLMICDGQGNGMCIAGVFGGIQSGVTDKTVNIFLESAFFNAISIRRSSMRHLLRTDAATRFEKGVDPNGTLYALKRAALLIQEYAGGKIASEVIDLYPTPVERAQVNVRFEKVTDLIGADIPKEDIKKILGYLDMNILEETADALTVDIPTNKVDVTRDADVIEEILRIYGYNKVETPTTVSSVLSFAPSPNPFKVKNLIADLLTSSGFNEMMATSMTRSEYYKKYLPQDENSLVYVNNTSNQHLDLMRPSMLFSGLESIVHNQNRQNQDLKLYEFGKTYFKKVIDGDGNRDYFEQQHITLFLTGQKHPENWHNPKGGKVSFYTLKAYVEHIMTRLGILPSSVQCSPINDEVFTYGLKYHRGKQNIVQFGRLDGNIALGMGIKQEVFYADFDFDTILQVLKKHKMKYQPMSKYPAVRRDLALVLDKAVGYNEILGIAVKTGGKQLQATNLFDVYENEEHVGPGKKSCSVSFIFQDANKTLKDKDIDKVMSKLITTYEKKLNALIRK, from the coding sequence ATGAAAGTTTCACTAAATTGGTTAAAACAATACGTTGACGTAAAAGAATCAAAAGACGAAGTAAGTGATATTCTGACCAATATAGGATTGGAAGTTGAAGGAATGGAAATCTACGAAACCATTAAAGGTAGCCTTGCTGGTTTAGTGATTGGCGAAGTCTTAACGTGTCAAAAACACCCAGGTGCGGATAAATTGTCTGTTACCACGGTAAATGTAGGTGGAGATGAGCATTTGCAAATCGTTTGTGGCGCACCTAATGCACCAAAAGCAGTTGGCAAAAAAGTTGTTGTTGCTACTGTTGGTACCCTACTGTACACTCCTGAAGGGGAATCTTTCAAAATTAAAAAAGGCAAGATTCGTGGAGAGGCATCTTTAGGGATGATTTGTGCAGAAGATGAAATCGGTTTGGGTACTTCTCACGATGGTATTATTATTATAGAAGATGAAAAAGCAGTGGTAGGAATGCCTGCTGCTCAATATTTCTCCAAACAAGTCATTCGTGATGTTGTTTATGAGATTGGCTTAACGCCCAATCGTTCTGATGCCACAGGGCATCTAGGAACTGCTTTTGATTTGGCAGCAGCGCTAAAAACCAATTACAAAGATCAAGGTACATTTACACAGCCTGACAATAGCAAATTCACAATCGACAATAACAATCTAGCAATTAAAGTTGCCGTTGAGAACACAGCAGCTTGTCCTAGATACTCAGGTGTTTGTATAGAAGGAGTAACCATCAAGGATTCTCCTGTATGGATGCAAAATCACCTTAGAGCAATTGGTATTGAGCCAAAAAACAATGTGGTAGACATTACGAATTACGTGTTGCATGAATTGGGACAGCCCTTACACGCCTTTGATTATGATCAAATAACGGATCAATCTGTTGTTGTCAAAAATTTAGCTGATAAAACTAAATTTACCACCTTAGATGAAGTAGAGCGTGAATTGAGCAGCGAAGATTTGATGATTTGTGATGGTCAAGGCAATGGAATGTGTATTGCAGGGGTTTTTGGAGGCATTCAATCAGGAGTTACGGATAAAACCGTTAATATCTTTTTAGAATCGGCTTTCTTCAATGCCATTTCTATCCGTCGCTCTAGTATGCGTCATTTATTGCGTACAGATGCGGCTACTCGTTTTGAAAAAGGAGTAGATCCTAATGGTACGCTTTATGCCTTAAAACGTGCTGCCTTATTGATTCAAGAATATGCAGGGGGTAAGATTGCCTCAGAAGTTATCGATTTGTATCCAACTCCTGTAGAACGTGCTCAAGTAAACGTTCGTTTTGAAAAAGTAACGGATTTGATTGGTGCAGATATTCCAAAAGAAGACATTAAAAAGATTTTGGGCTATTTGGATATGAACATCCTTGAAGAAACAGCCGATGCATTGACCGTAGATATTCCTACCAATAAGGTGGATGTGACAAGAGATGCAGATGTGATTGAGGAGATTTTGAGAATCTATGGGTATAATAAGGTAGAAACACCAACCACGGTTAGTTCTGTGCTTTCTTTTGCACCAAGCCCAAATCCATTCAAAGTAAAAAATCTAATTGCAGATTTATTAACTAGCTCTGGATTTAATGAGATGATGGCAACCTCTATGACTCGTTCTGAATATTACAAAAAATATTTGCCACAGGACGAAAATAGCTTGGTTTATGTCAACAACACCTCTAACCAACACCTAGATTTAATGCGTCCTAGCATGTTGTTTAGTGGCTTAGAATCTATTGTCCACAACCAAAATCGCCAAAATCAAGATCTTAAATTGTATGAGTTCGGCAAAACTTATTTCAAAAAGGTTATTGATGGAGATGGCAATCGGGATTATTTTGAGCAGCAACACATTACCTTGTTCTTAACGGGGCAAAAACATCCCGAAAACTGGCACAATCCCAAGGGGGGAAAGGTTAGTTTTTATACCCTAAAAGCCTATGTGGAACATATCATGACTCGTCTAGGAATTTTACCTAGCTCTGTTCAATGTTCGCCTATTAACGATGAGGTATTTACCTATGGGTTAAAGTATCATAGAGGCAAACAAAACATTGTGCAGTTTGGTCGCTTAGATGGCAACATCGCTTTGGGAATGGGGATCAAACAAGAGGTGTTTTATGCTGATTTTGATTTTGATACGATTTTGCAGGTGTTAAAAAAGCACAAAATGAAATATCAGCCAATGTCTAAGTACCCCGCAGTACGTCGTGACCTTGCCTTGGTATTGGACAAGGCTGTTGGGTACAATGAAATCTTAGGTATCGCCGTTAAAACAGGGGGCAAGCAATTACAAGCAACCAACTTGTTTGATGTTTACGAAAACGAAGAGCATGTTGGTCCAGGCAAAAAATCTTGTTCTGTTAGTTTTATTTTTCAAGATGCCAATAAGACTTTAAAAGACAAAGATATTGATAAGGTCATGTCTAAATTGATTACGACCTATGAGAAAAAACTAAACGCATTGATCCGTAAATAG
- a CDS encoding response regulator transcription factor, translated as MFNILLAEDDLNLGILLVDYLETEGFSVKLCKDGALALKAFQKHHFDLCLLDIMMPQMDGFSLAKQIRKHNTKVPIIFITAKSLKEDKLKGYKLGADDYITKPFDEEELLWKIKAITRRVLQNKQDTQLEIISIGNYIVNFKNQSLTINNCTKRMTEKESSILKYLFDHRNHLIKREDMLIDLWGENDYFLGRSLDVFISKIRKYLKADSNLSIENVFGVGFIFNVPPQ; from the coding sequence ATGTTTAATATTCTACTTGCTGAAGATGATCTTAATTTAGGAATTCTTTTGGTCGATTATTTAGAAACAGAAGGTTTTAGTGTAAAGCTTTGCAAAGACGGAGCTTTAGCATTAAAAGCATTTCAAAAGCATCATTTTGACTTATGTCTATTGGATATAATGATGCCTCAAATGGATGGGTTTTCATTGGCAAAACAAATTCGAAAACACAATACAAAAGTTCCTATCATCTTTATCACTGCAAAATCACTAAAAGAGGATAAATTAAAAGGCTATAAGTTAGGAGCTGACGATTATATCACCAAACCATTTGACGAAGAAGAATTACTTTGGAAAATTAAAGCCATTACTCGTAGAGTGCTCCAAAACAAGCAAGATACTCAATTGGAGATTATTTCAATTGGTAACTATATTGTTAACTTCAAAAACCAGTCTTTAACGATTAATAATTGTACCAAACGAATGACGGAAAAAGAAAGCAGTATTCTTAAATATTTATTTGATCATCGAAACCACCTTATCAAACGAGAAGATATGTTAATTGATTTATGGGGAGAAAATGATTACTTTTTGGGCAGGAGTTTGGATGTATTTATCTCGAAAATTCGTAAATACCTTAAGGCAGATTCAAACTTAAGCATTGAAAATGTTTTTGGAGTTGGTTTTATTTTTAATGTTCCTCCCCAATAA
- a CDS encoding sensor histidine kinase produces the protein MNRTYLFIALSSVALSVILIIQVNWIFQAANIKEELFNEKANIVLSKTTEAISADQETCQKIGACVSPDGISKLEENVAHKIDSLFTHYMNFYNFHIDYSFIIAKPTTYSANASTNYVYNKHLERLANQQRFELKLSFSDKKQFIIAEMGSMFITSVILILVVLIMFWQTTLSLLKEKKISEHTTDFMNNMTHELKTPLTNIALAGKMILKNIALKKEDKLRHYSEIILEENEKLRLQVEQVLGMTGLERGEIPLQKTRLNVHELISGSLKCIRLQIEHKKGNLALHLDAQNPIITADKTHLTNALHNLIDNAIKYSKKTTEISIQTINKGQFLSIIITDKGIGIEKEYQKKIFDTFFRIPTGDVHNVKGFGLGLAYLKKIIELHQGSIELQSEKGKGARFTITLPNN, from the coding sequence ATGAACAGAACTTATTTATTCATTGCCCTTTCTTCAGTTGCCTTATCCGTTATATTGATTATTCAAGTAAATTGGATCTTTCAAGCTGCCAATATCAAGGAAGAATTATTCAATGAAAAAGCCAATATAGTCCTTTCTAAAACAACGGAAGCAATTTCAGCCGACCAAGAAACCTGTCAAAAAATTGGAGCTTGTGTCAGTCCTGATGGTATTTCCAAATTAGAAGAAAATGTAGCGCACAAAATAGATTCTTTATTTACCCATTATATGAATTTTTATAATTTTCATATTGATTATTCTTTCATTATCGCCAAACCAACAACTTATAGCGCCAATGCATCCACCAATTATGTCTACAATAAACATTTGGAAAGATTAGCCAATCAGCAGCGGTTTGAATTGAAGTTAAGTTTCTCTGACAAAAAACAATTTATCATAGCAGAAATGGGTTCTATGTTCATTACTTCTGTTATTTTAATTCTCGTTGTTTTGATTATGTTTTGGCAAACTACTTTATCCCTTCTTAAGGAGAAGAAAATATCCGAACACACAACGGACTTCATGAATAATATGACCCATGAATTAAAAACTCCCTTGACCAATATTGCACTGGCAGGAAAAATGATTTTAAAAAATATAGCGCTAAAAAAAGAAGATAAACTCAGACACTATTCAGAAATTATATTGGAAGAGAATGAAAAGTTAAGACTCCAAGTGGAACAGGTTTTAGGCATGACTGGACTTGAACGAGGAGAAATTCCCTTACAAAAGACACGCTTAAATGTCCACGAACTAATTTCTGGTTCGCTCAAATGCATTCGCTTGCAAATTGAGCACAAAAAAGGAAATCTTGCTTTGCACTTAGACGCTCAAAACCCTATAATAACAGCAGATAAAACACACCTTACCAACGCATTACACAACCTCATAGATAATGCCATTAAATATTCTAAAAAAACAACTGAAATATCGATCCAAACCATTAATAAAGGGCAATTTTTAAGCATTATAATCACAGACAAAGGGATTGGCATTGAAAAGGAGTATCAAAAGAAAATATTTGATACGTTTTTTAGAATTCCAACTGGAGACGTTCATAATGTAAAGGGGTTTGGGCTGGGACTAGCCTACTTAAAAAAAATTATTGAATTGCACCAAGGATCTATTGAGCTTCAGAGCGAAAAAGGAAAAGGAGCAAGATTTACAATCACATTACCCAATAACTAA
- a CDS encoding energy transducer TonB, with protein sequence MKNSIITLFLALVFTPCFSQDFYGQNYFYGTTYQADLKGTIRGVYYRSVRKTILDKALFIGDISTDYPASWVTNYESTLIVAICGGKVKKAVGENASLSPAQKNILKNADLNTDIRIEVQYKSENAATRMLETNKMDFTLTVVPEVEAVYSGGEKQLTEYLAANVIAKISDKIAKKDQQGIISFVVNKKGSVVETEVQETFGDSKLDQVLLDALYKMPKWKPAQSSTGVNVEQKFELIVGNRMGC encoded by the coding sequence ATGAAAAATAGCATAATAACCTTGTTTTTAGCATTAGTTTTTACGCCTTGTTTTAGTCAGGACTTTTATGGTCAAAATTATTTCTATGGAACAACTTATCAAGCAGATTTAAAGGGAACGATTCGTGGTGTGTATTACCGTTCTGTTAGAAAAACAATACTGGATAAAGCTTTATTCATTGGAGACATTAGTACAGATTATCCAGCTTCTTGGGTCACTAATTATGAATCTACGCTGATTGTCGCAATTTGCGGGGGCAAGGTTAAAAAGGCAGTAGGGGAAAATGCAAGCTTGAGTCCTGCCCAAAAAAATATCTTAAAAAACGCAGATCTAAATACTGATATTAGGATAGAGGTTCAGTATAAATCTGAAAATGCAGCAACTCGAATGCTTGAAACGAATAAAATGGATTTTACTTTGACTGTTGTTCCTGAAGTTGAAGCGGTGTATTCTGGTGGAGAAAAACAATTAACAGAATACTTAGCAGCAAATGTCATTGCTAAAATTTCGGACAAAATAGCAAAAAAAGATCAACAGGGGATTATCTCTTTTGTTGTCAATAAAAAGGGCAGTGTTGTTGAAACTGAAGTACAAGAAACGTTTGGAGATTCAAAACTGGATCAGGTCTTATTGGATGCTCTATATAAAATGCCTAAATGGAAACCTGCCCAAAGTTCAACAGGAGTGAATGTTGAACAGAAGTTTGAACTTATTGTTGGAAATAGGATGGGCTGTTAG
- a CDS encoding DUF4157 domain-containing protein has protein sequence MAFEDEEVQEQQFSQNINDTENTAVDPVDDNNNTVDTNSPIPPDVNDKGEVVRIQTKTIEVGNSECYAPTSHEELDELISKEVIKEKHKDLFVFKYETWHGELPKTATGSEEDEKQKEKVGNGLIDINSLLPELNNSVSPDQDTSPKIDLNSLLEEDRTKTTKGTTLENGGSLAPKTLKEEVVFKDTPETQTNSTIPKALKEKVEQLSGVLLDDVVVHYNSLEPFKFNANAITRGNEIFLAPGQEACLEEELWHVVQQKQGLVKPTGTENGEPVSESPSMERTAKAGQPQQGQTKQNDQEQELVQKNDDKLTFLVKVKGKLTGRELIILIENQIYGETIGSSWSINAVDVDPTATFGKEGQTITYHVSIPAAKYQYYRSKSATAKGVELDENEKVKGAEKRSAELESLPKATQDALIEEINRRFQEASGKTKKEKGDEALWNVYRDEVLAQREKVMNLSDKAKQLVKTGEEGGLVIAPKDYPRMIQMLEKIEQMDSSLVAEYASRISGKATSIEQMEQSVDDFVKKQATRVDNKKERTAIENELFATEGLFDDLQTYRSLAIGGGISMGSGLASLEYYNDLSKEVKKYGFKDLDDYSNKIDDYLASFQQESVATGIGLLQKYEHFLYEEEQRYLSTADAKQLGDAVAQSGAKENYEKSQQNASNAAMASMAMGTTTRTSDAVEKNIQGYRDKSKEQKEAADKAMKGFGKDHPLLKDPAFNLEKLSQQSPEDTKAFLLAYIQKQRENIAQTKAKMEGDKEFVFTLDNLMQHMYQQEGITKGSIQDKALQDHIGGIKLKDTLISVGIALLAIGLGLVSGGGGTVGVMAAVGGAALSVYDVTREFGKYADEKAAHDVGLLSKDPSFAWVILAMVGAGLDFAAVAKLLTPLKVPVEGFNELVKTDPVKALSELDKKLNDIAEIDAKLKANILKRAENKAAYKKAKAELKGITRVELIPYSTELFTWAVYAVKDGITRVDDFFRWLKKEEIIKSISKEGLSTDELKALQISLKQAQDNIAFVDNVLTPNLAKRLSAEPQRFVSLGEKFNEEEVLKLVNAGKGANLTDLEIEDIILNACRKNKDFDVNEVIQQMSTWAKVQKQGFPTIFENLEDFQKFSATVKSLAKKWDLPADSIIIQGSSLRVEDVSKIGDLDVSIIVDQKTFDELVERFKNNVKSGKVEKRIGNNGKIGGNDMFNGGPSLVRDFYDSFKTVFGVEFPVKLGVPKIQISVIEKGSKLGVSPFLELK, from the coding sequence ATGGCCTTCGAAGATGAGGAAGTACAAGAACAGCAATTTAGTCAAAATATTAACGACACAGAAAATACTGCTGTAGACCCTGTTGATGACAATAATAATACAGTTGATACTAATAGCCCAATCCCCCCAGATGTAAATGATAAGGGAGAGGTTGTGCGCATACAAACCAAAACCATAGAAGTGGGCAATTCTGAGTGTTATGCACCAACTTCACATGAAGAGTTGGACGAGTTGATCTCTAAAGAGGTCATCAAAGAAAAACACAAAGACTTATTTGTATTCAAATATGAAACTTGGCACGGTGAATTACCAAAAACTGCTACAGGCTCAGAAGAAGATGAAAAACAAAAAGAAAAAGTGGGGAATGGGCTTATTGATATTAATAGTTTGCTTCCTGAGTTGAATAATTCTGTTTCGCCAGATCAAGATACTAGCCCTAAAATAGATCTAAATTCTTTGTTAGAAGAAGATCGTACGAAAACAACTAAGGGAACAACTCTAGAGAATGGTGGCAGTCTTGCTCCAAAAACGCTGAAAGAAGAAGTAGTGTTTAAGGATACCCCAGAAACTCAGACCAATTCGACCATTCCTAAAGCACTTAAAGAAAAGGTAGAACAACTTTCGGGAGTATTATTGGACGATGTAGTCGTTCATTATAACTCTTTAGAACCTTTTAAGTTTAATGCCAATGCAATTACTAGAGGGAATGAAATCTTTTTGGCGCCAGGGCAAGAGGCATGTCTAGAAGAGGAACTGTGGCATGTGGTTCAGCAAAAACAGGGATTGGTTAAACCTACTGGAACAGAAAATGGAGAACCCGTAAGTGAGTCGCCTAGTATGGAGCGTACGGCAAAAGCTGGACAGCCCCAACAAGGACAAACGAAACAGAACGATCAAGAACAAGAGTTGGTACAGAAAAATGACGACAAACTAACCTTCTTGGTAAAAGTAAAAGGGAAGTTAACAGGTCGAGAATTGATCATTTTGATAGAAAACCAAATTTATGGCGAGACAATTGGCTCTAGTTGGAGCATCAATGCTGTAGATGTTGATCCTACGGCTACTTTTGGCAAGGAGGGACAAACAATTACTTATCATGTAAGTATCCCTGCCGCAAAATATCAGTATTATAGATCCAAGAGTGCTACGGCTAAGGGCGTTGAATTGGATGAAAATGAAAAAGTTAAGGGTGCAGAAAAGAGATCTGCTGAATTAGAAAGTCTCCCCAAAGCAACGCAAGATGCCCTGATAGAAGAGATCAATCGTAGATTCCAAGAAGCTTCAGGGAAAACAAAGAAAGAGAAGGGGGATGAGGCGCTTTGGAATGTTTATCGAGACGAGGTGTTGGCCCAACGAGAAAAAGTGATGAATCTTTCCGATAAAGCTAAACAATTGGTGAAGACAGGAGAGGAAGGAGGATTGGTCATTGCTCCTAAAGACTATCCTAGGATGATTCAAATGCTAGAAAAAATAGAGCAAATGGACAGCAGTCTGGTGGCAGAATATGCTAGTAGAATTTCTGGAAAGGCGACTTCTATTGAACAGATGGAACAAAGCGTAGACGACTTTGTTAAAAAACAAGCAACACGAGTTGATAATAAAAAGGAGCGGACAGCTATAGAAAATGAGTTGTTTGCTACGGAGGGATTATTTGATGACCTTCAGACTTATCGTTCATTGGCGATAGGAGGGGGCATTTCAATGGGGAGTGGATTGGCTTCTCTAGAGTACTATAATGACTTAAGTAAGGAAGTCAAAAAGTATGGCTTTAAAGACTTAGATGATTATAGCAATAAAATTGACGATTACTTAGCTTCTTTTCAACAAGAATCTGTTGCTACAGGAATTGGTTTGTTACAAAAGTATGAGCACTTTTTGTACGAAGAAGAACAGCGTTATTTAAGTACGGCAGATGCCAAACAACTAGGCGATGCTGTTGCTCAATCTGGGGCAAAAGAAAATTATGAAAAATCGCAGCAAAATGCTTCTAATGCTGCCATGGCAAGTATGGCTATGGGGACAACGACTAGAACTAGTGATGCGGTTGAAAAAAATATTCAAGGTTACAGAGATAAATCTAAGGAGCAGAAAGAAGCTGCTGATAAAGCAATGAAAGGCTTTGGTAAGGATCATCCTTTGCTTAAGGATCCTGCTTTTAATCTCGAAAAATTGAGCCAACAATCGCCTGAAGATACCAAGGCTTTTTTACTTGCCTATATTCAAAAACAAAGAGAGAATATTGCACAAACGAAAGCCAAGATGGAAGGAGACAAAGAGTTTGTCTTTACGTTAGATAATTTGATGCAACATATGTATCAGCAGGAGGGGATAACCAAAGGTTCTATCCAAGACAAGGCGCTACAGGATCATATTGGGGGGATAAAACTCAAGGATACGTTGATTAGCGTTGGAATTGCTTTATTGGCCATTGGTTTGGGATTGGTTAGTGGAGGTGGTGGCACTGTTGGGGTGATGGCTGCTGTTGGTGGTGCTGCATTGAGTGTTTATGATGTGACCAGAGAATTTGGTAAATACGCCGATGAAAAAGCAGCTCATGATGTCGGCTTGCTGTCCAAAGATCCAAGTTTTGCTTGGGTAATCTTAGCTATGGTCGGCGCTGGATTGGATTTTGCTGCAGTTGCCAAATTGCTTACTCCGCTCAAAGTTCCAGTGGAAGGCTTTAATGAATTGGTCAAAACAGATCCAGTAAAAGCCTTGTCTGAGTTGGATAAGAAGTTAAATGATATTGCTGAGATAGATGCTAAGTTAAAGGCTAATATTCTAAAACGAGCAGAGAATAAGGCAGCTTACAAAAAGGCAAAAGCTGAATTAAAAGGAATAACAAGAGTAGAACTAATCCCTTATTCCACGGAATTGTTTACTTGGGCAGTTTATGCGGTAAAGGATGGTATAACTCGTGTGGATGATTTCTTTCGTTGGCTGAAAAAGGAAGAAATTATCAAAAGCATTAGCAAAGAGGGGTTAAGCACAGATGAACTTAAAGCATTGCAAATATCTCTAAAACAGGCACAAGATAATATAGCATTTGTAGATAATGTACTGACTCCTAACTTAGCCAAACGACTTTCAGCAGAGCCTCAGCGTTTTGTATCTTTAGGTGAAAAATTCAATGAAGAAGAGGTACTAAAATTGGTTAATGCAGGGAAAGGTGCTAATTTGACGGATTTAGAAATAGAAGATATTATTCTAAATGCTTGCCGTAAAAACAAGGACTTTGATGTCAATGAAGTAATTCAGCAAATGTCTACTTGGGCAAAAGTACAAAAACAAGGCTTCCCAACAATTTTTGAAAATTTAGAAGACTTTCAAAAATTTAGTGCAACAGTAAAGAGTTTGGCTAAAAAGTGGGATCTTCCTGCTGATAGTATTATTATTCAAGGGAGCTCTTTGCGAGTAGAAGATGTTAGCAAAATAGGAGATTTGGATGTATCAATTATCGTAGATCAAAAAACGTTTGATGAATTGGTAGAAAGATTTAAAAATAATGTTAAAAGTGGGAAAGTAGAGAAAAGAATAGGTAATAATGGAAAAATAGGAGGGAATGATATGTTTAATGGAGGACCTTCTCTAGTTCGTGATTTTTATGATTCTTTTAAAACAGTTTTTGGTGTTGAATTTCCAGTAAAATTGGGCGTTCCTAAAATCCAGATTTCTGTAATCGAAAAAGGTTCAAAATTAGGTGTTAGTCCTTTCTTAGAGTTAAAATAA
- a CDS encoding DUF6252 family protein gives MLPKKIHFQHKKITKIYETNTDGASGQHKTCVTNQSITYCDGALATYTTNGKNLVSEKMLNEPFGTITISQNNTTDKTISGTFDFKVKDFFQPTAQPVHMTGSFSDLPYTVLN, from the coding sequence TTGTTGCCAAAAAAAATTCATTTTCAGCATAAAAAAATTACAAAAATTTACGAAACCAATACCGATGGCGCTTCAGGTCAACATAAAACCTGCGTTACCAACCAATCCATCACCTATTGCGACGGTGCTTTAGCTACCTATACAACAAATGGAAAAAACCTCGTCTCTGAGAAAATGCTTAACGAACCTTTTGGAACGATAACCATTTCTCAAAATAATACGACAGATAAGACGATCTCTGGAACCTTTGATTTTAAAGTAAAAGATTTCTTCCAGCCAACGGCTCAACCCGTACATATGACAGGTAGTTTTTCAGATTTACCTTATACTGTTTTGAATTAA
- a CDS encoding DUF6705 family protein codes for MKYVTILFFMISVSICNAQTVSGKKIEDIDAKYIRIVGTAKFLSTKVVVDIEFGQHNKMFDNNDTKILDKNGKPKVFNSMVEAMNFMANFGYKFVSAYAITVNNQNVYHYLMERNN; via the coding sequence ATGAAATATGTAACTATACTCTTTTTTATGATTTCAGTATCAATATGCAATGCTCAAACAGTAAGTGGTAAAAAGATTGAAGATATTGATGCAAAGTATATTAGAATTGTTGGAACTGCTAAATTTCTTTCAACTAAAGTTGTAGTGGACATTGAGTTTGGTCAACATAATAAAATGTTTGATAATAACGATACCAAGATTTTAGATAAAAACGGTAAACCTAAAGTTTTTAATTCAATGGTTGAAGCTATGAATTTTATGGCTAATTTTGGATATAAATTTGTATCAGCCTATGCAATAACAGTAAATAACCAAAATGTATATCATTATCTTATGGAAAGAAATAACTAA
- a CDS encoding DUF3037 domain-containing protein, whose product MTKTFKYSVLKYRPSYLLEEQVNIGLLFLFLDDNKISFIYPKKLRRLTQFYPNTNLKNLKHYLHLFEQKGNKLDVPFINDNFSHFIEANFLAKDASNLYFSPVKNGVYKSTSPIIEHYNKLYFSAYEGKAKQNKKDEAYLRGTFKSTLEQILINDKERINLFKSSLIIKNKIGRTEFDYGWQNGTTNLVKFLSFDLADKGNLQDKSFRWYGEFSQLEEQAQNDNLKLDLLLTKPQNKALFSSYDDVLQVLEGIPTNKAIIEENQLKDYVLKATETVKPFTNRALLENQKHLK is encoded by the coding sequence ATGACAAAAACATTCAAATACAGCGTTTTAAAATACCGTCCTTCCTATTTATTGGAGGAACAGGTTAATATTGGTTTGTTGTTCTTGTTCTTGGATGATAATAAAATATCCTTTATCTACCCTAAAAAATTAAGACGCTTAACTCAATTCTATCCTAACACGAACCTAAAGAACCTCAAGCATTACCTTCATTTGTTTGAGCAAAAAGGCAATAAATTAGATGTTCCTTTTATAAACGATAATTTCAGTCATTTTATCGAAGCTAATTTCTTAGCAAAAGATGCTAGTAATTTATACTTTAGTCCTGTCAAAAATGGTGTTTATAAATCTACCTCTCCGATTATTGAGCATTACAATAAGCTTTATTTTAGTGCTTATGAGGGAAAAGCTAAACAAAACAAAAAAGACGAAGCCTATCTTCGTGGAACTTTCAAAAGCACCTTAGAACAGATCCTTATAAATGACAAAGAAAGAATAAATCTGTTTAAATCTTCATTAATAATCAAAAATAAAATTGGTCGTACAGAATTTGATTACGGCTGGCAAAACGGTACAACAAATTTAGTTAAGTTCTTAAGTTTCGATTTAGCCGACAAGGGCAATTTGCAGGATAAGTCTTTTAGATGGTACGGAGAATTTTCTCAATTAGAGGAACAGGCGCAAAATGATAATCTAAAACTTGACTTGTTACTAACCAAACCACAAAACAAGGCACTCTTTTCTTCTTATGATGATGTTTTGCAAGTCTTAGAAGGGATTCCAACCAATAAAGCGATTATAGAAGAGAATCAATTAAAAGACTATGTCTTAAAAGCAACTGAAACGGTTAAGCCATTTACAAATCGTGCTTTACTTGAGAACCAAAAACATTTAAAATAA